The following proteins are encoded in a genomic region of Kosakonia oryzae:
- a CDS encoding MipA/OmpV family protein, which produces MRNIELCHKFPHSLSGRMLKKMLPGAVLALLATPILAAELKPGNELTLGGGVDVAPRYSGSDESRVTTALVLDYAMANGFFVSTTRGIGYGNNIGKLNYSTALSYRPGRKDRNVDSDAMSDGSDDLRGMGDVKGSALGVPGLGYEVTDWLNVQLQAEVPISQRSNGEALHFSVISPFYKSAKNSMTLALTGSWGTSKYMQTYYGVSASQSAASGFSRYDAGSGIYAWSMNLDWTHKFNEEWSVVAAAGVTQLTGDARNSPIVQRKTSPTGSLKVTYRF; this is translated from the coding sequence ATGAGAAACATCGAACTGTGTCATAAGTTCCCCCATTCACTCTCGGGGCGCATGCTGAAAAAAATGTTGCCGGGAGCCGTGCTGGCCTTACTGGCGACCCCAATACTGGCGGCAGAACTGAAACCGGGCAACGAGTTGACCCTGGGAGGCGGCGTGGATGTCGCGCCACGCTATTCTGGTTCGGATGAAAGCCGCGTCACGACTGCCCTGGTGCTTGATTACGCTATGGCAAATGGTTTCTTCGTCAGCACCACGCGTGGTATCGGTTACGGCAACAACATCGGCAAGTTGAATTACAGCACTGCGCTGAGTTATCGCCCAGGCCGTAAGGATCGTAACGTGGACAGCGATGCGATGAGCGATGGCAGCGACGACTTGCGAGGTATGGGTGACGTCAAAGGTTCGGCTCTCGGTGTGCCTGGCCTGGGGTACGAGGTGACCGACTGGCTTAATGTGCAATTGCAGGCTGAGGTGCCGATTTCTCAGCGAAGCAACGGTGAGGCCCTGCATTTCAGTGTTATCAGCCCGTTCTATAAGTCAGCGAAAAATTCCATGACGCTGGCGCTGACCGGCAGTTGGGGGACCAGCAAGTATATGCAGACTTACTACGGGGTCAGCGCATCGCAGTCGGCCGCATCGGGGTTTAGCCGATATGATGCCGGATCGGGTATTTATGCCTGGTCAATGAATCTTGACTGGACGCACAAGTTCAACGAGGAGTGGAGCGTGGTTGCCGCAGCAGGCGTTACGCAGTTGACGGGTGATGCGCGCAATAGCCCCATTGTGCAACGAAAAACATCGCCCACGGGCAGCCTGAAGGTGACATATCGTTTCTGA
- a CDS encoding HDOD domain-containing protein: MQVMFVDDEARILSGIERALMMQDNEWECRFATSGHEALSLLEETPADVVVSDMRMPLMDGAQFLAQVRDRWPGTIRIILSGYSEPEATVRMLGVAHRFVSKPCDSTQLLAMVANALALRTLFKDPTVVTLVGKINQLPPAPKVFAEINRLLANPGTNTREIAELLASDPAFSARIMQLANSAWFSRGAQIHDINNAIVHLGQEQVKLLVLASQIYADASTDPDVDKLQQTALRASKLAERIAGEREATAALLANIALLIPELSPPRDEATTEQGDSPLRAAIGAYLLALWGLPMDIVEAVAGHVQPSRSTEKTFGMLGVVHVAVTLANHGVPDKCYLEQTGMLDQLPAWQEMLND; this comes from the coding sequence ATGCAAGTGATGTTCGTGGATGACGAAGCACGCATCCTTTCGGGTATTGAGCGCGCCTTAATGATGCAGGACAACGAGTGGGAATGCCGCTTCGCTACCAGCGGTCACGAAGCGTTGAGCCTGCTGGAAGAAACCCCTGCCGACGTTGTAGTGTCGGATATGCGCATGCCGCTGATGGATGGCGCGCAGTTCCTGGCGCAGGTTCGTGACCGCTGGCCCGGCACGATCCGGATCATTTTGTCCGGTTACTCCGAACCCGAGGCCACGGTTCGTATGCTGGGCGTTGCGCACCGGTTCGTCTCCAAACCCTGCGACAGCACGCAATTACTGGCGATGGTGGCAAACGCGCTGGCGCTGCGCACGCTTTTCAAAGATCCCACCGTCGTCACGCTGGTCGGGAAAATTAACCAGCTTCCGCCCGCCCCGAAAGTCTTTGCGGAAATTAACCGCCTTCTTGCCAATCCGGGGACGAATACCCGGGAGATTGCCGAGCTGCTGGCGAGCGACCCGGCGTTCAGCGCCCGGATTATGCAACTGGCGAATTCCGCCTGGTTCAGCCGGGGAGCACAAATTCATGACATTAATAATGCGATCGTTCACCTGGGGCAGGAACAAGTGAAATTGCTGGTACTGGCGTCCCAGATTTATGCCGATGCCAGTACTGATCCCGATGTGGATAAGCTACAGCAGACCGCCCTTCGCGCCTCAAAGCTGGCAGAGCGTATCGCCGGGGAACGGGAAGCCACGGCGGCACTGCTGGCCAATATTGCGCTGCTCATTCCCGAATTAAGCCCCCCCCGCGACGAGGCGACGACTGAGCAGGGTGATAGCCCGCTGCGCGCCGCCATCGGTGCCTATTTACTGGCGCTGTGGGGGTTGCCGATGGACATCGTTGAAGCCGTCGCAGGTCATGTACAACCTTCCCGCTCAACGGAAAAAACCTTTGGCATGCTCGGTGTCGTCCATGTTGCGGTCACCCTTGCCAATCATGGCGTTCCCGATAAATGTTATCTCGAACAAACCGGCATGCTGGACCAACTGCCCGCATGGCAGGAGATGCTCAATGACTGA
- a CDS encoding HD domain-containing phosphohydrolase, producing the protein MTDTSLPRVLCVDDEPNVLAAIERNLFDLFDVVTAHSGEAGLDAIRSGEPFAVILSDMRMPGMDGAAFLSRAREVSPDSVRVLLTGQADVESSIAAINKGAIFRYLCKPCPREDLIATLNDAVRQYRLVCAEKELLATTLSASVKTLTEILAMVAPWAFQRAAFAQSCVRHALPKLGWPDEWLYTLAASLSQIGCVGIPADIVQADAAQRKLTPEEEKLLHEHPDVAGRLVEQIPRLELVAAIIRHQAKEAPASAPLEVVRGAQLLRAALELERHAARGWSLERPWEILRAVRPALPEYLIKVLSDFRSNVEGVRSARIRELMPGWVVDEDIRTTNGLMVLTKGHELTDTAISALQRLLAANAVEEPIRVRGLPGKNVS; encoded by the coding sequence ATGACTGATACTTCCTTACCCCGCGTGTTATGCGTCGATGATGAACCCAATGTGCTCGCCGCCATCGAGCGTAATCTGTTTGATCTGTTTGATGTGGTGACAGCGCACAGTGGTGAAGCCGGTCTGGATGCGATTCGCAGCGGAGAACCGTTTGCGGTGATCCTCTCCGACATGCGCATGCCGGGAATGGATGGCGCGGCTTTTTTGTCCAGAGCGCGGGAAGTCTCGCCGGACAGCGTGCGGGTTCTTCTTACCGGACAGGCCGATGTGGAATCCTCGATCGCGGCAATCAATAAGGGCGCGATTTTCCGCTATCTCTGTAAACCGTGCCCAAGAGAGGATCTGATCGCGACGTTAAATGATGCGGTTCGTCAGTACCGGCTCGTTTGCGCAGAAAAAGAGCTGCTGGCGACCACGCTTTCTGCTTCGGTAAAAACGCTCACAGAAATACTGGCGATGGTTGCCCCCTGGGCTTTTCAGCGCGCAGCTTTCGCGCAGTCCTGCGTCCGCCATGCATTGCCGAAACTGGGATGGCCCGATGAGTGGCTTTACACCCTCGCCGCGTCGTTAAGTCAGATCGGTTGCGTTGGTATTCCTGCCGACATCGTTCAGGCCGATGCCGCGCAGCGTAAACTGACGCCGGAGGAAGAAAAACTGCTGCATGAACATCCGGACGTTGCGGGCCGGCTGGTAGAGCAAATTCCACGCTTAGAATTGGTTGCGGCGATCATTCGTCACCAGGCGAAAGAAGCGCCTGCCAGCGCACCATTAGAAGTGGTACGCGGCGCTCAGCTACTGCGTGCCGCACTGGAGCTGGAACGGCACGCCGCGCGCGGCTGGAGCCTGGAGCGCCCGTGGGAAATCCTGCGTGCGGTGCGTCCGGCGCTGCCTGAATATCTCATCAAAGTGCTGTCAGATTTTCGCTCAAATGTGGAGGGAGTTCGCTCCGCGCGTATCCGTGAATTGATGCCGGGCTGGGTTGTCGATGAAGATATTCGCACCACAAATGGATTAATGGTACTGACCAAAGGACATGAACTGACCGATACCGCGATCTCCGCCCTTCAGCGCCTGCTCGCAGCAAACGCCGTCGAAGAACCCATTCGGGTGCGCGGCCTGCCGGGGAAAAACGTGTCCTGA
- a CDS encoding Hsp20 family protein: MALRTLSALPGFSDSVFADRFNRIDRLFSQLTGDSPVASLPAYDLKKIDASNYLLNVSVPGWKEDELEIETVGGTLNVSGKRSENESQDEQGWIYKGIRRSDFRLSFTLPEHAKVSNAKLESGILQVSIFQEIPESEKPRKIAIENTQKAIEHQA; encoded by the coding sequence ATGGCACTCAGAACCTTGTCAGCACTCCCGGGCTTTTCTGATTCTGTTTTTGCTGACCGTTTTAATCGTATCGACAGGCTGTTCAGTCAGTTAACGGGCGACTCTCCGGTCGCTTCATTACCCGCTTATGACCTGAAAAAAATCGATGCAAGCAATTATCTGTTAAATGTAAGCGTACCTGGCTGGAAGGAAGACGAACTCGAAATCGAGACGGTCGGCGGAACGCTGAATGTTTCTGGTAAGCGCTCTGAAAATGAATCTCAGGATGAGCAGGGCTGGATCTATAAAGGCATCCGCCGTTCTGATTTTCGTTTGAGTTTCACTTTGCCGGAGCATGCCAAAGTCAGTAATGCAAAACTGGAAAGCGGGATCCTGCAGGTTTCCATTTTCCAGGAAATTCCGGAAAGCGAAAAACCACGCAAAATTGCGATTGAGAATACACAAAAAGCCATTGAACATCAGGCTTGA
- a CDS encoding response regulator yields the protein MKILLIEDDLDLGNGVRIALADQGLDVIWVRRKVDALHQLDVCAPELVLLDLGLPDGDGMSLMASLRQQLKGIPVIILTARGTLQDRLSGLDAGADDYLVKPFVLAELLARVRALARRSYGFQNEVIEIRGLSLHVPTRRVTVNARNIELTASEYALLETLMLRTDRVLTRGFLEERIFGAKENMSNALDVHMGNLRRKIGDGYVRTVRGVGYVIDTVPIQKGAG from the coding sequence GTGAAAATTCTCCTCATCGAAGACGACCTGGATCTCGGCAATGGCGTACGTATTGCCCTTGCAGATCAAGGGTTAGATGTCATATGGGTTCGCCGCAAAGTGGATGCGCTGCATCAACTCGATGTCTGCGCGCCAGAACTTGTGTTGCTCGACCTTGGGCTGCCCGACGGCGATGGCATGAGCCTGATGGCGAGCTTGCGTCAGCAGCTCAAAGGGATCCCCGTCATCATCCTGACTGCGCGCGGCACCCTGCAAGATCGCCTGTCCGGGCTGGATGCCGGCGCAGACGACTATCTCGTCAAACCGTTTGTTCTTGCCGAGTTGCTGGCCAGAGTGAGAGCGCTTGCGCGCCGCAGTTACGGTTTTCAGAATGAGGTGATAGAAATTCGAGGGTTATCTCTTCACGTGCCGACGCGTCGCGTAACAGTGAATGCACGTAATATTGAGTTGACGGCAAGTGAATACGCGCTGCTGGAAACGTTAATGTTGCGCACTGACCGCGTACTGACACGAGGGTTTCTGGAAGAACGGATATTCGGCGCAAAAGAAAACATGAGTAATGCTCTCGACGTGCATATGGGGAATTTACGTCGCAAGATCGGCGACGGCTATGTGCGAACAGTGAGAGGCGTAGGGTATGTCATTGATACCGTACCGATTCAGAAAGGGGCTGGCTGA
- a CDS encoding FIST N-terminal domain-containing protein, translating to MNFQIRYASSELTDPVLAVAEFARQMLPAEPETVLFFCSPDYDLNILGREMQKTFHCPCIGCTSSGQIGTDGFQHSGILGLGLSAAFRTRHFVIHPLNDYSATIAEIAEEIRRDSAARPNLQRFGLLLVDGLSMAEERLIANLYQQTGNIPVIGGSAGDDLRFEKSYIYNGEGEFISDAAVFAVIETSSPVAIFKVQHFEPSKVELIITDADPEKRLIREINGEPAAQVYAESLGITVDELTPTVFSRNPLVLSFGDEPYVRSIQKINDDLSLTCYCAIEEGLIVSIGIAEDPLETFSKALEKVHEIIPEPAVIIGCDCILRRLQFEQEELDLQIGNFMVQNRIVGFSTYGEQYNGLHVNQTFTGVAIGGK from the coding sequence GTGAATTTCCAGATCCGATATGCAAGCAGCGAATTGACTGACCCCGTGCTGGCGGTTGCGGAATTTGCCAGGCAGATGCTTCCCGCTGAGCCAGAAACGGTCCTTTTCTTCTGTTCCCCGGACTATGACCTGAATATTCTGGGCCGCGAGATGCAAAAAACCTTTCACTGCCCCTGTATTGGATGTACCTCCTCCGGGCAGATCGGCACCGACGGTTTTCAGCACTCCGGGATATTAGGGCTGGGTCTGAGCGCCGCTTTTCGCACCCGCCATTTTGTGATTCACCCCCTGAATGATTACTCCGCGACCATTGCAGAGATTGCCGAGGAGATCCGTCGTGACAGCGCGGCCAGACCCAATTTGCAACGCTTTGGTTTGTTACTGGTTGATGGCTTGTCGATGGCTGAGGAACGCCTCATCGCTAATCTTTATCAGCAGACAGGAAATATTCCGGTTATCGGCGGCTCTGCGGGTGACGATCTGCGTTTCGAAAAGAGCTACATCTATAACGGTGAAGGTGAATTTATCTCCGATGCCGCAGTGTTCGCGGTCATCGAAACCTCCTCGCCGGTGGCGATTTTTAAAGTTCAGCACTTCGAACCCAGCAAGGTGGAACTCATCATTACCGATGCCGATCCGGAAAAACGGCTGATTCGGGAAATCAACGGCGAGCCTGCCGCGCAGGTGTATGCCGAATCGCTGGGCATCACCGTTGATGAATTAACGCCCACCGTGTTTTCCCGCAATCCGCTGGTGCTCTCTTTTGGCGACGAACCTTATGTCCGCTCGATCCAGAAAATAAACGACGATCTCTCGCTGACCTGCTACTGCGCAATTGAAGAAGGGTTGATCGTCTCGATTGGTATTGCGGAAGATCCGCTCGAAACCTTTAGCAAGGCGCTGGAAAAAGTTCATGAAATCATACCGGAACCGGCGGTGATTATTGGCTGCGACTGTATCCTGCGGCGTTTGCAGTTTGAGCAGGAGGAGCTTGACCTGCAGATCGGCAATTTTATGGTGCAAAACCGGATCGTGGGTTTCTCAACCTACGGCGAGCAGTACAACGGGCTGCACGTCAACCAGACATTCACGGGCGTGGCAATAGGAGGTAAATAA
- a CDS encoding bifunctional diguanylate cyclase/phosphodiesterase, which yields MHVLDDKNLPSLAGNTHGILKQTATLMLALMTFIFFTILFTLIQTKSDLQQTEHRQKMHLLTKALENRQESLRLHLADYANWDDAFQNLTTTINVHWAWDRQNLGKSLFNKFQYEGVFVLSPDGVTRYSVLEGQPGQVSFDAWLGENLTDTLMTTLANNQGAAFSRLIAIHNQPTLVAASWITSDDNSAAGTNPSDHAVMIFVDKLTPEKFQQLGDEYEIQGLRTLPPEVASMHKDTMFLTAGNDRIYVEWQSKNPVETLLSKVLPLLVLLMVVSVLFAISLMRKALMKARMNDEKTFLLEQSRAALSASEQRFRDIVETTTDWIWEANENFNLTWISARFPVITGHHIDEWLGRSFTDFLVDSQQTISNWLTLPHPGDYLTLSHCRYVSALGSQRYCNITLKRITLPNGALGFRGTASDVTLEVESSERIRFLSHHDELTGLPNRVMMQEFLDGKLHSRSEANSTLVMLSLDLTDFKLVNDIYGHDAGDKVLGEVAQRLRNCLRATDLVARQGGDEFIIIAPAIHKKEDIRSLCQLIIAVINEPFIVSGNEVSLGVNIGAAQSPQDALTASDLLRYSDIALYEARNLGNNSFVLYQADMAKQIVQRRELENELREAIKENQLFLVYQPRFDIHAGCINSLEALVRWLHPRHGLLMPDQFIPLAEESGIITDLTDWVLVNACEDIGRAFDNISVSVNISPIEFKASDVIARIKNALATTHFPAARLELEVTENVTLCSPDNARIVMQELKSLGIRLLIDDFGTGYASLYYLHSFPFHGIKIDKSFIFAMNDSESAKSIVEKVIGLGKDYNLEVTAEGVETQEQLQQLIKYKCDIAQGYYIGRPVSLEAVKDNLHIIECNIEARCDATL from the coding sequence ATGCATGTTCTCGATGATAAAAACCTGCCTTCGCTGGCAGGTAATACGCATGGGATACTCAAACAGACAGCGACATTGATGCTGGCGCTGATGACATTTATCTTTTTTACCATTCTCTTCACCCTCATCCAGACAAAAAGCGATCTTCAGCAAACTGAACATCGACAAAAAATGCACTTGCTGACTAAAGCGCTTGAAAACAGGCAGGAAAGCTTACGCTTACATCTTGCTGATTACGCCAACTGGGATGACGCTTTTCAAAATCTGACAACCACCATAAATGTGCATTGGGCATGGGACAGACAAAACCTGGGAAAATCGCTTTTTAATAAGTTTCAGTATGAGGGCGTTTTTGTCCTGTCGCCGGATGGCGTAACCCGCTATAGCGTGCTGGAGGGACAACCCGGGCAGGTTTCCTTTGACGCGTGGTTGGGCGAAAATTTGACCGACACGTTGATGACAACATTAGCCAACAACCAGGGAGCAGCGTTCTCGCGGCTGATCGCTATCCATAACCAGCCCACGCTCGTCGCCGCATCATGGATCACGTCGGATGATAATTCTGCCGCCGGGACAAATCCTTCAGATCATGCGGTGATGATCTTTGTCGATAAGCTCACGCCAGAAAAGTTTCAGCAACTTGGCGACGAATATGAAATTCAGGGTTTACGCACTTTGCCGCCTGAAGTGGCCTCAATGCACAAAGATACGATGTTTCTCACCGCCGGAAACGATCGCATTTATGTCGAATGGCAGAGCAAAAATCCCGTCGAAACCCTGTTAAGCAAAGTGCTGCCTTTACTGGTGCTGTTAATGGTGGTTTCCGTGCTGTTCGCCATCAGTTTGATGCGTAAGGCCTTGATGAAAGCGCGCATGAATGATGAAAAAACCTTTCTGCTGGAACAAAGTCGCGCAGCGTTATCCGCCAGCGAACAGCGTTTCAGGGATATTGTTGAAACCACCACGGACTGGATCTGGGAAGCCAATGAAAACTTTAATCTGACCTGGATTTCTGCCCGCTTTCCGGTGATCACAGGCCATCACATCGACGAGTGGCTGGGGCGCAGCTTTACCGATTTTTTAGTCGACAGCCAGCAAACCATCAGCAACTGGTTAACACTGCCGCATCCGGGCGATTATTTAACGTTATCGCACTGCCGTTATGTGTCCGCACTCGGCAGCCAGCGCTACTGCAATATCACGTTAAAAAGGATCACGCTACCGAATGGCGCGCTGGGCTTTCGTGGTACGGCTTCGGACGTGACGCTGGAGGTGGAGTCCAGTGAACGTATTCGCTTCCTCTCCCATCACGATGAGTTAACGGGCCTGCCGAACCGCGTCATGATGCAAGAGTTCCTCGACGGAAAACTGCATTCACGCAGCGAAGCGAATAGCACGCTGGTGATGCTCAGCCTCGATCTGACCGATTTTAAACTGGTCAATGATATCTACGGCCATGACGCTGGCGATAAGGTGCTGGGCGAGGTGGCGCAGAGGTTGCGCAACTGTTTACGCGCAACCGATCTGGTCGCACGCCAGGGCGGTGATGAATTTATTATTATCGCGCCTGCAATTCATAAAAAAGAGGATATCCGCTCGCTCTGCCAGCTTATTATTGCTGTCATCAACGAGCCGTTTATCGTGTCCGGTAATGAAGTCTCTCTCGGCGTCAACATCGGCGCGGCGCAATCGCCTCAAGACGCCCTGACGGCCAGCGATTTATTACGCTATTCAGACATTGCGCTGTATGAAGCCAGAAATCTCGGCAATAACAGTTTTGTTTTATATCAGGCTGACATGGCGAAACAGATCGTCCAACGACGCGAACTGGAAAATGAATTACGGGAAGCGATTAAAGAAAATCAATTATTTCTCGTCTATCAGCCTCGCTTCGACATTCATGCAGGCTGCATTAACTCTCTCGAAGCGCTGGTGCGTTGGCTACACCCGCGTCACGGGCTATTGATGCCGGATCAGTTTATTCCCCTGGCCGAGGAGTCAGGAATTATTACCGATCTGACAGATTGGGTGCTGGTCAATGCCTGTGAGGACATCGGCAGGGCATTTGACAATATTTCCGTGTCAGTCAATATTTCCCCGATCGAATTCAAAGCCAGCGATGTTATCGCCCGCATTAAAAACGCACTGGCGACAACCCATTTTCCGGCGGCACGCCTTGAACTGGAAGTCACTGAAAATGTGACATTATGTAGCCCCGATAATGCACGGATCGTCATGCAGGAATTAAAAAGCTTAGGTATCCGGTTGCTGATTGATGATTTCGGCACCGGTTATGCCTCGCTTTATTACCTGCACAGTTTTCCTTTTCATGGCATTAAAATCGACAAGTCATTTATCTTCGCGATGAACGATTCGGAATCAGCAAAGAGTATTGTGGAAAAGGTCATTGGACTCGGCAAAGATTATAACCTTGAAGTAACCGCTGAAGGTGTTGAAACACAAGAGCAATTGCAGCAATTAATAAAATACAAATGTGACATTGCACAAGGATATTACATAGGTCGTCCCGTCTCATTAGAGGCCGTCAAGGATAATCTGCACATTATTGAATGTAATATCGAAGCGAGGTGTGATGCGACCCTATAA
- a CDS encoding methyl-accepting chemotaxis protein, which yields MKILRNITIRKMVLLILVLFSCIWGIATAMTLFNFATIETLLTQNATQKISYSYLVKGNDQYFRTVTRMLRAMDYRQTGDDANADKTLISAGKALEISQDMLAKFRQSSHPGVSDEVVQNMAQDWETLLNNGIIPMYKAAQDKQAEQFRQLFRKTYPPLSVQFGVSAEKYTQAIQTDDILSQTTAKVSFNKLVLISALVAGIVTLFLTDRYLVNYLVKPLETITRHLETIASGKLHARLEEFGRNCAGRLIPFIQGMQENLSRTVQAIQGSSTTIFTSTNQIRTGNEELSGRTDQQAAALQQTAASMEELTSTVRNNAHNVREAQKLAGNARQVAEQGGEITSTVVATMHGISESSQKIADITSVINSISFQTNLLALNAAVEAARAGEQGRGFAVVASEVRLLAQRSAQAAKEIEALINESVHRVQTGAEQVQEAGEAMSTIISTVGQVNALMGEITIASDEQSKGIDQIGQAMTEMDRVTQQNAVLVQEAKANAIALEEEAGRLNDAIALFDLGDNPATGLAGKAAKTATAANQPSRKATRNVTTSENWQSF from the coding sequence ATGAAAATACTTCGCAATATAACAATCAGAAAAATGGTTTTACTTATCCTGGTGCTGTTCAGTTGCATCTGGGGCATCGCCACGGCGATGACCTTATTTAACTTCGCCACCATCGAAACATTATTAACGCAGAACGCCACGCAAAAAATCTCGTACTCTTATCTGGTTAAAGGCAACGATCAATATTTTCGCACCGTAACGCGCATGCTGCGCGCCATGGATTACCGCCAGACCGGTGATGATGCCAATGCGGATAAGACGTTGATTTCCGCAGGCAAAGCGCTGGAGATCAGCCAGGATATGCTGGCGAAGTTCCGCCAGAGCAGCCATCCTGGCGTCAGCGATGAGGTTGTTCAGAACATGGCTCAGGACTGGGAAACGTTGCTCAACAACGGCATTATTCCTATGTATAAAGCCGCGCAGGATAAGCAGGCCGAGCAGTTCCGCCAACTGTTTCGCAAAACCTATCCGCCGCTGAGCGTGCAATTTGGCGTGAGCGCAGAAAAATATACGCAAGCTATTCAAACAGATGACATCTTGAGCCAAACCACGGCGAAAGTCAGTTTTAACAAACTGGTGCTAATCAGCGCGTTAGTCGCCGGTATTGTGACGCTGTTCTTAACCGATCGTTATCTGGTCAATTATCTGGTTAAACCGCTTGAAACCATTACCCGGCACCTTGAAACCATTGCCAGCGGCAAGCTGCACGCCAGACTCGAAGAGTTTGGGCGTAACTGCGCCGGTCGTTTGATCCCCTTTATTCAGGGGATGCAGGAAAATCTTTCCAGAACAGTGCAGGCGATTCAGGGTAGCTCAACCACCATCTTTACCAGTACCAACCAAATACGTACCGGGAACGAAGAGCTTTCCGGACGCACGGATCAACAGGCCGCTGCACTTCAGCAAACCGCCGCCAGTATGGAAGAGCTGACCTCAACCGTCAGAAACAACGCGCATAACGTACGCGAAGCACAAAAACTGGCCGGAAACGCCCGGCAGGTGGCGGAACAAGGCGGAGAGATTACATCGACGGTTGTCGCCACGATGCACGGTATCTCGGAAAGCTCGCAGAAGATTGCAGATATCACCAGTGTCATAAACAGCATCTCTTTCCAGACCAACCTGCTGGCGCTGAATGCGGCAGTGGAAGCGGCACGCGCCGGTGAACAGGGGCGTGGCTTCGCTGTCGTCGCCAGCGAAGTGCGCTTACTTGCGCAGCGCAGCGCCCAGGCCGCTAAAGAGATCGAAGCGCTGATCAATGAATCCGTTCACAGGGTGCAAACGGGCGCAGAGCAGGTACAAGAGGCTGGCGAGGCGATGTCGACCATTATCAGTACCGTCGGCCAGGTCAATGCCTTGATGGGCGAAATCACCATTGCTTCCGACGAGCAGAGTAAAGGCATCGATCAGATTGGCCAGGCGATGACAGAAATGGATCGGGTGACGCAGCAAAACGCGGTACTGGTTCAGGAAGCCAAAGCGAATGCCATCGCACTTGAAGAAGAAGCCGGGCGATTAAACGACGCCATCGCGCTCTTTGATTTAGGAGATAACCCTGCGACTGGCCTTGCAGGAAAGGCAGCCAAAACCGCCACGGCGGCGAATCAGCCTTCGCGCAAAGCAACCCGTAACGTGACCACCAGCGAAAACTGGCAATCTTTTTAA
- a CDS encoding sensor histidine kinase gives MSPSTEAAVATLSLTDYQRKLVARDKTIEVLKRRIAQESRHNQMTPFAILEQNVGLERVVARKTIELENERHELEKALAELRLTQAQLLQAQKMESIGQLAAGIAHEINTPTQYVSDNVGFVKTANRSLLNLLDAAIAMAAVMREKMADEPTLAAFDTLLKSSKIEFLRRQIPQSLDESLDGLGHISRIVAAMKEFSHPSQNKKEYVDIRDVINTTVTVARNEWKYVAELETRFASDLPLLPCLRDMVGQAMLNLIVNAAHAIADSLQNREQEKGHIVVSAEQVGDMMEIRVADDGTGIPEAIRERIFDPFFTTKAVGKGTGQGLAIAYSTVVDKHNGQIRCESKPGSGATFIMRFPLVVQQEA, from the coding sequence ATGTCTCCGTCAACTGAAGCAGCGGTCGCGACACTCTCCCTTACCGATTATCAGCGCAAACTTGTCGCGCGGGATAAAACCATCGAGGTGCTAAAGCGACGCATCGCGCAGGAAAGCCGGCACAACCAGATGACCCCGTTCGCTATTCTTGAGCAGAATGTGGGCCTGGAGAGAGTGGTCGCCCGTAAAACCATCGAACTGGAAAACGAGCGCCACGAGTTAGAGAAGGCGCTTGCTGAGCTGCGTCTCACGCAGGCACAGCTTCTACAGGCGCAAAAGATGGAGTCCATCGGCCAGCTTGCTGCCGGGATCGCCCACGAAATTAATACGCCCACGCAGTATGTTTCTGACAACGTCGGGTTCGTGAAAACCGCCAACCGTTCGCTGCTCAACCTGCTGGATGCGGCGATTGCCATGGCTGCCGTGATGCGGGAAAAAATGGCCGACGAGCCCACGCTTGCGGCCTTCGATACCCTCCTTAAGAGCAGCAAAATTGAGTTTCTGCGCCGTCAGATCCCCCAGTCTTTAGATGAATCACTCGACGGGCTTGGCCATATCTCCCGGATTGTCGCCGCCATGAAAGAGTTCTCTCATCCCTCGCAAAACAAAAAGGAGTACGTGGATATACGCGACGTCATCAATACCACGGTGACCGTCGCCCGCAACGAGTGGAAATACGTGGCGGAACTGGAAACCCGCTTCGCCAGTGATTTGCCGCTCCTGCCCTGCCTGCGCGATATGGTTGGCCAGGCGATGCTTAACCTTATCGTCAATGCGGCACACGCCATTGCGGACAGCCTTCAGAACCGCGAGCAGGAAAAAGGGCATATCGTCGTTTCTGCGGAGCAGGTCGGCGATATGATGGAGATCCGCGTCGCCGACGATGGCACCGGCATCCCTGAGGCGATACGCGAGCGCATTTTCGATCCCTTCTTCACCACCAAAGCAGTCGGCAAAGGCACCGGTCAGGGGCTGGCCATTGCCTATTCGACCGTGGTGGACAAGCATAATGGGCAGATTCGCTGCGAGTCGAAACCCGGTTCGGGCGCCACATTTATCATGCGGTTTCCCCTCGTCGTGCAGCAGGAGGCGTAA